Proteins from one Juglans microcarpa x Juglans regia isolate MS1-56 chromosome 1S, Jm3101_v1.0, whole genome shotgun sequence genomic window:
- the LOC121247586 gene encoding uncharacterized protein LOC121247586: MQTLSVPSPRVAVRASWDTQQRLSYNPNAPRKPPKNPNTTSKPKTLPTITLSVATTRSEPSVLDLLKRPSSVEEIVERDECYMGYERWLPSPPKVQKPRSAFNAASLAYIGDCIYELYARRHFLFPPLNIEEYNDRVTAVVRCEAQDALLQKLLSEKYLSEEERDVLRWGKNIGSAKTRTKRRAGAAVYNRASSLETLVGYLYLKNVKRLEEIMLKLGFTTDSSMQLILEEAKSKQAG, from the exons ATGCAAACACTATCCGTGCCTTCGCCGAGAGTGGCGGTCAGAGCCTCATGGGACACGCAACAGAGGCTATCTTACAACCCCAACGCCCCACGAAAACCCCCCAAAAACCCTAACACCACATCTAAGCCTAAAACCCTACCAACCATTACCTTATCCGTCGCAACGACCCGTTCTGAACCCTCCGTTTTGGACCTCCTCAAGCGCCCCAGCAGTGTAG AAGAAATAGTGGAACGGGATGAATGTTATATGGGATACGAGCGGTGGTTACCGAGTCCTCCAAAAGTGCAGAAGCCTCGATCCGCGTTTAATGCAGCGTCATTAGCATATATTGGTGATTGCATCTATGAG CTGTATGCTCGCAGGCACTTTTTGTTTCCTCCACTGAATATTGAAGAATACAATGATCGTGTGACTGCAGTTGTACGTTGTGAAGCACAA GATGCATTGCTCCAGAAACTTCTTAGTGAGAAATACTTATCAGAAGAAGAAAG GGATGTTCTTCGCTGGGGAAAGAATATTGGTTCAGCTAAAACACGGACAAAGAGACGTGCTGGTGCTGCAGTTTATAATAGAGCATCTTCACTGGAAACATTA GTTGGTTATCTCTACTTGAAAAATGTGAAGCGCTTGGAAGAAATCATGCTAAAATTGGGATTCACAACAGATTCTTCTATGCAGTTGATTTTGGAGGAAGCAAAGA GCAAGCAAGCAGGATAG
- the LOC121246232 gene encoding uncharacterized protein LOC121246232 isoform X2 yields the protein MSEAPKLYTNKPKKAQLKQFQEQQQKAQEFPSSSSSLSSSMGPQSSAPPPQQPPKESFARRYKFVWPMLLAVNVAVGAYFVMRTKKKQTDVEEEVAATPISTEAATTTLVPEKDQQRELFKWLLEEKRKVKTKDPEEKKRIDEEKAILKQFIRAKSIPSI from the exons ATGAGCGAAGCTCCAAAGCTTTATACCAACAAACCCAAAAAGG CGCAACTGAAACAATTTCAAGAGCAGCAACAGAAAGCCCAGGAGTTCCCTTCATCGTCGTCGTCGTTGTCGTCATCAATGGGGCCTCAGTCTTCAGCTCCGCCTCCTCAGCAGCCCCCAAAAGAGTCATTTGCTCGGCGCTACAAGTTTGTCTGGCCCATGCTCTTGGCTGTGAATGTTGCTGTTGGAG CGTACTTCGTTATGAGGACAAAGAAGAAACAGACAGACGTAGAGGAAGAGGTTGCGGCGACACCCATTTCAACAGAGGCTGCAACAACTACTCTTGTTCCTGAAA AGGATCAGCAGCGCGAACTTTTCAAGTGGTTATTGGAAGAGAAAAGGAAGGTCAAAACAAAAGATCCTGAAGAAAAAAAGCGCATTGATGAAGAGAAAGCCATTCTCAAACAATTTATTCGAGCAAAATCTATCCCGAGTATCTAA
- the LOC121246225 gene encoding DEAD-box ATP-dependent RNA helicase 20 has translation MSRYDSRSGDPTSYRDRRSDSGFGGSAGKSGSVRSSSSRNTYVGLEPPKKLDLDGLTPFEKNFYVESPSVAAMSDREVDEYRKRREITVEGRDVPKPVKSFRDIGFPDYVMQEITKAGFVEPTPIQAQGWPMALEGRDLIGIAETGSGKTLAYLLPAIVHVNAQPILAPGDGPIVLVLAPTRELAVQIQNEATKFGASSKIKNTCIYGGVPKGPQVRDLQKGVEIVIATPGRLIDMLESHHTNLRRVTYLVLDEADRMLDMGFEPQIRKLVSQIRPDRQTLYWSATWPKEVEQLARQFLYNPYKVTIGSSDLKANHAIRQHVDIVSENQKYNKLVKLLEDIMDGSRILIFMDTKKGCDQITRQLRMDGWPALSIHGDKSQAERDWVLSEFKAGKSPIMTATDVAARGLDVKDVKYVINYDFPGSLEDYVHRIGRTGRAGAKGTAYTFFTASNARFAKELISILEEAGQKVSPELAAMGSGAPPPIGHGSFRDRGRGYGGGRSWN, from the exons ATGAGCCGCTATGACAGCCGCTCCGGCGACCCCACATCCTACCGTGACCGCAGAAG CGATTCGGGGTTCGGTGGGTCTGCAGGCAAAAGTGGCTCAGTTCGGTCCTCATCTAGCAGGAATACTTACGTTGGTCTGGAGCCACCGAAGAAGTTGGATTTGGATGGGTTGACTCCTTTTGAGAAGAACTTCTATGTTGAGTCGCCATCAGTGGCAGCAATGTCGGACAGGGAGGTTGATGAGTATCGAAAACGAAGGGAAATTACTGTTGAAGGCCGTGATGTTCCAAAGCCTGTCAAGAGTTTTCGTGATATTGGATTTCCAG ATTATGTCATGCAAGAGATTACGAAAGCTGGCTTTGTGGAACCCACTCCTATTCAAGCTCAAGGATGGCCAATGGCTTTGGAGGGTCGTGATCTCATTGGTATTGCTGAAACAGGGTCAGGGAAGACACTTGCCTACCTGTTGCCTGCCATTGTCCATGTTAATGCCCAGCCAATTCTAG CTCCTGGAGATGGCCCAATTGTGTTAGTATTAGCTCCAACGCGTGAACTTGCTGTCCAAATACAAAATGAAGCAACTAAATTTGGTGCATCATCAAAGATTAAAAACACGTGCATATATGGTGGGGTTCCGAAGGGACCTCAAGTGCGTGATCTCCAGAAAG GTGTTGAAATTGTTATTGCTACACCGGGGAGGTTGATTGATATGTTGGAATCACATCATACAAACTTGCGAAGGGTTACGTATCTTGTGTTGGATGAGGCAGACCGGATGCTAGACATGGGTTTTGAGCCTCAAATTCGAAAACTTGTTTCTCAG ATTCGCCCAGACCGTCAGACTTTATACTGGAGTGCCACCTGGCCTAAGGAGGTTGAACAACTTGCTAGGCAGTTCCTTTACAACCCGTACAAG GTGACAATAGGGTCTTCGGATTTGAAAGCTAACCATGCCATACGCCAGCATGTGGACATTGTTTCTGAGAATCAGAAATATAACAA ATTGGTGAAGTTGCTGGAGGATATCATGGATGGCAGCCGGATACTGATCTTCATGGATACAAAGAAAGGATGTGATCAGATCACTCGGCAACTTCGCATGGATGGTTGGCCAGCCCTCTCAATTCATGGAGATAAAAGTCAGGCAGAAAGGGATTGGGTCCTGTCGGAGTTTAAAGCTGGCAAGAGTCCTATAATGACTGCAACAGATGTTGCAGCTCGTGGTTTAG ATGTGAAGGACGTGAAATATGTGATAAACTACGACTTTCCAGGTTCACTTGAGGACTATGTTCATCGAATTGGTCGAACAGGAAGGGCTGGGGCAAAAGGAACTGCATACACTTTCTTCACAGCTTCAAATGCCAGATTTGCGAAGGAACTCATTAGCATACTGGAGGAAGCTGGTCAGAAGGTCAGTCCTGAATTGGCAGCAATGGGGAGTGGTGCACCTCCCCCGATAG GTCATGGGAGTTTTCGAGATCGGGGGAGGGGTTATGGTGGTGGTCGCTCTTGGAACTAA
- the LOC121246232 gene encoding uncharacterized protein LOC121246232 isoform X1: MSEAPKLYTNKPKKAQLKQFQEQQQKAQEFPSSSSSLSSSMGPQSSAPPPQQPPKESFARRYKFVWPMLLAVNVAVGAYFVMRTKKKQTDVEEEVAATPISTEAATTTLVPEKPLPFPTITEAVKSREPIPEDQQRELFKWLLEEKRKVKTKDPEEKKRIDEEKAILKQFIRAKSIPSI, encoded by the exons ATGAGCGAAGCTCCAAAGCTTTATACCAACAAACCCAAAAAGG CGCAACTGAAACAATTTCAAGAGCAGCAACAGAAAGCCCAGGAGTTCCCTTCATCGTCGTCGTCGTTGTCGTCATCAATGGGGCCTCAGTCTTCAGCTCCGCCTCCTCAGCAGCCCCCAAAAGAGTCATTTGCTCGGCGCTACAAGTTTGTCTGGCCCATGCTCTTGGCTGTGAATGTTGCTGTTGGAG CGTACTTCGTTATGAGGACAAAGAAGAAACAGACAGACGTAGAGGAAGAGGTTGCGGCGACACCCATTTCAACAGAGGCTGCAACAACTACTCTTGTTCCTGAAAAACCCTTACCCTTTCCAACCATCACAGAGGCTGTGAAATCAAGGGAACCAATTCCAGAGGATCAGCAGCGCGAACTTTTCAAGTGGTTATTGGAAGAGAAAAGGAAGGTCAAAACAAAAGATCCTGAAGAAAAAAAGCGCATTGATGAAGAGAAAGCCATTCTCAAACAATTTATTCGAGCAAAATCTATCCCGAGTATCTAA
- the LOC121246226 gene encoding 3-epi-6-deoxocathasterone 23-monooxygenase CYP90D1-like, with the protein MMDMSMWIVLGSAIFLSTMILYRKKFRLRSLQRSTLPLGTLGWPFIGETIEFVSFAYSDRPETFMDKRCRIYGKVFKSHIFGSPTIVSTDAEVSKFVLQSDSKTFVPSYPKSLTELMGESSILLINGSLQRKIHGLIGAFFKSPHLKAQITKDMHKYVQESMETWKDDHPIYVQDEAKNIAFQVLVKALISLDPGEEMELLKKQFQEFISGLMSLPINIPGTQLYRSLKAKKKMAKLVQNIIQARRRNGISARVPKDVLDVLLNDSSEQLTDDLLADNMIDMMIPGEDSVPVLMTLAVKYLSDCPSALQQLTEENLELKKLKAQLGQPLCWSDYLSLPFTQTVITETLRMGNIIIGVMRKAMKDVEIKGYLIPKGWCFFAYFRSIHLDENHYDWPYKFNPWRWQDKDTSTTCNYFTPFGGGQRLCPGLDLARLEASIFLHHLVTRFSWEAEEDTVVNFPTVRMKRRMPIWVKTKRRGDP; encoded by the exons ATGATGGACATGAGTATGTGGATTGTGTTAGGGTCAGCAATTTTCTTGTCTACCATGATTCTCTATAGGAAAAAGTTTAGACTCAGATCATTACAGAGAAGCACACTTCCTTTAGGGACTCTTGGATGGCCTTTTATCGGGGAAACAATTGAGTTTGTGTCTTTTGCTTACTCTGACCGCCCTGAGACATTCATGGATAAACGTTGCCGCAT ATATGGCAAGGTGTTTAAGTCACATATATTTGGAAGCCCGACCATTGTTTCGACGGATGCAGAAGTGAGTAAATTTGTTCTTCAAAGTGATTCAAAGACTTTCGTGCCGTCTTACCCCAAATCTCTCACGGAGTTGATGGGGGAATCTTCCATTTTGCTCATCAATGGGAGCCTACAAAGGAAAATCCATGGACTTATTGGAGCCTTCTTCAAGTCCCCACATCTCAAGGCTCAAATTACCAAAGATATGCACAAGTATGTTCAGGAATCGATGGAAACTTGGAAAGATGACCATCCCATATACGTACAAGATGAAGCCAAAAAc ATTGCGTTTCAAGTACTAGTCAAGGCATTGATTAGTTTGGATCCAGGTGAAGAAATGGAGCTTCTAAAGAAACAGTTCCAAGAATTCATCTCTGGACTCATGTCTTTACCCATAAACATTCCGGGAACTCAGCTATATCGATCACTAAAG GCAAAGAAGAAAATGGCTAAGTTGGTACAAAATATAATCCAAGCTAGAAGAAGAAATGGCATCTCGGCCAGGGTTCCAAAAGATGTGTTGGATGTTTTACTCAATGATTCAAGCGAGCAATTAACGGACGATCTACTTGCAGATAACATGATTGACATGATGATTCCAGGAGAGGATTCAGTGCCGGTTCTTATGACTCTTGCAGTGAAATACCTCTCGGATTGCCCCTCTGCTCTGCAGCAATTAACG GAGGAAAACTTGGAGCTGAAAAAACTCAAAGCTCAGCTTGGACAGCCTTTGTGTTGGAGTGATTACTTATCATTGCCATTTACACAAACC GTGATTACGGAAACCTTAAGGATGGGAAACATTATAATTGGTGTGATGCGAAAGGCAATGAAAGACGTCGAGATAAAAGGGTATTTGATACCAAAAGGATGGTGTTTTTTCGCATATTTTAGATCGATTCATCTGGATGAAAATCACTACGACTGGCCTTACAAGTTCAATCCATGGAGGTGGcag GACAAAGACACGAGCACTACTTGTAACTATTTCACTCCTTTTGGAGGTGGCCAAAGGCTGTGTCCGGGCCTTGACTTAGCCAGGCTGGAAGCTTCCATCTTCCTGCACCACTTGGTCACTCGGTTCAG TTGGGAGGCTGAGGAAGATACAGTTGTTAACTTCCccactgtaagaatgaagaggaGGATGCCAATATGGGTCAAAACCAAAAGGAGAGGTGACCCTTAA